The DNA window CATTGAAGAATGGTTTCAGTCTTGGCACCGAGAAACCGAGATGAGTGAGGCCTCTGCGATGGAGTTTGAGCTTGAACGTGGCGACTCGCAGCTTGCTGAAGGTGGCAGGGAAGAAGAGGGCACAGGAGACGTGGAACAGACGGCAAAAGGCGATTCAAGAGGCGAACATTTAGAAGATGGTGATGCAGATGACCGACAAATGACAAGCAAGCCTAAAAAAGCAGAAGGTCAATTTGGCTCAGCGAATGATCAAGTGGTTTATTACGAATCGCGGAGTCAAGTAGACGGCGATCATCGCTTAGAAATTGAAGACTGGCGTCAAAAACAAGCGCCTTACGTACGTGCGTTATTAAAAGAATTAAAAAAACGAATGACACAAAGGCAAGAGGGTGTGCGTAGTAATCTGAACGCAGGCAGGTTATCAAAAAAGTTAGTGCCGCTTGCTATCGAAGAACGACCCAAACCATTTTACCGAAAAACAGCACCTTCTAAAGAATTAGATGCGGTTTTTTGTTTGTTGATTGATGGCTCTGCTTCAATGCTTGATAAGTTAGAAGAAACCAAACAAGCTGTGTTGTTGTTTCATGACGTGTTGCGTGGCTTGAATGTGCCACATGAAATTGTGCTGTTTTATGAGGATGCATACGAAGCAAGTGATGCTGAGCAGCCGAACTATTTTGAGTGGATGCATAAATTTGAAGACCGCGGCATAGACCATGCTAAAGAAATCGCTTCCTTTGAAGCCCATGAAGATAATCGGGATGGATTTGCTATTCGCTGGATGAATGGTCGGCTAAAGCGCCGGACTGAAAAACACCGGTTTTTACTGGTCTTTTCCGATGGTGAGCCATCTGCCTATAATTACGCGCAGAACGGCATAGTGGATACAGCAAACGCTGTAGCAGAAGCAAAAAAACAAGGCATTGAAGTGTTGCATCTGTTTTTAAGTAGTGAATCGATTTCTGAAGAGCAGGCAGCATTTTATCAGATGATGTATGGCAATAAATCCGTTAGTGCCGATTCTTTAGAACAGTTTGTTGAACAAACGTTGCGTTTGTTGAAGCGAAGCTTACATTTGGTAATTCAGACAGGCTGAAGGCGTATAAAGCTAAGCGCAAGTGCTTTTTTGACTCTTTTTCGTATAATGGATTGTAGTGATTTCCAGTTAATTGGATATACTGTCCGACCAGACACAAATACTGTCGGGTTTAGCTGAAATACTGTCGGAATAGAGCCTGATACTGTCGGATTTAGATGAAATACTGTCCAAACGACCTTATAGAATAAAATGCCTCTGAAGCTTTAGCTTCAGAGGCATTTTTGTCAGTTGTTATTTGATTCATGACCATCATGAATGGCGAGCAATCGCTGTTTTAAATCTTCTTCCATGCGACCGATTTCAATCTCAGCAGCTTTCCGGTTTCTGCGACCTTCTGACTGGATTTTTAAGGTTTCTTCAATTGTTTCTAATAGATTTTCTTGTGTTTTTTTCAAGGTGTCAATTTCAACAATGCCGCGCTCATTTTCACGAGCTGTTTCGATTGAATTCATTTTCAGCATTTCAGAGTTTTTCAACAGTAAGTCATTGGTAGTTGCAGTGACTTGCTTTTGAGCTTCAACAGCCTTTAACTGTTTGTTTAAAGTTAAAGCAATGGCGATTTGATTTTTCCATAATGGAATGGATGTCATGATAGATGACTGAATCTTCTCTGCGAGCGTCTGGTTGGTTTGTTGAATCATACGAATCTGTGGCGCGCTTTGAATGGTAATTTGGCGTGATAATTGTAAATCATAAAGGCGTTTTTCCAAACGGTCTACATACTGAACCATATCATTAACTTCTTGATAAACCATTTGGTCCTGTGACATTTCTGCTTTTTTACGTAGTGCTGGAATCGTTTCGCTCATAATTTCATCACGCTTAATTTCTGCAGCAGCGATGTAGACATTTAATGCTTGGAAATAAGTCTTGTTTTGGTCATAAAGCTGTTCGAGCATTTGCACATCATCGAGAAGTCCACGTTTGGAATGATCCAGTTGGATGCTGATGCGGTCCACTTGACTACTAAGCTTTTGGTATTTCGTCATCATTTCTTGGATCGAATACTTAGCTTTTGAAAAAATCTTGCGAATTCCTGATTTTTTACTTTGTGTCAACTCTTCAGGATTCAGTTCTTGTAACTTTTTCATCAAATCATTTAACACATCACCGACAGGACCAATGTCCTTGCTCTGCACATGATCAAGCATTTTATGCGAAAACTGGCTGAGTTGGTTTTGAGCATTGGCACCATAAGTAAGAATCGCTTCATTGTTCCCAATAGGAATTTGTTTAGCAAGCTCACGCGCTTTCGCTTGCTCGTCTTTTGATAAACGATCCATCAACGTAACAGGACGTTCTTCTGCTATCTCTCCAAGTGTTTGTTCCTGCGTTTTCATTTGCATACCAAAAGGGGATTCCAATAAATCATCTAACTCACTTCGAGTTGAAGGTTTTTCTGTCATCTTCCACGTCTCCCTCATGTTCAGATTCTGGCTGAACGAGTAATTTCTGATTGTTATGCTGGTCGACAGCCAATTGTGCATAATCTAATTCCATACGCAATTTTTCAATGTCGCTGGACAACACACGTTTTAAATCCTGCTCCATTACTTTGTTAAGTGATAGCAGCATTTCCCGTGTGTCTTGCAAAGCAATGCGCATTTCTTGGTCTTTAACTGGTTGTCCAACAAGCAACGTATATTTTTCTGTCAATTCAATTGCTGAATCTAAATGAGAATAAAAAAACGGTTCAGCTAAATAGAACTTCCTTGGGTTTTGTTGCACGATGAGTATGATTTTATTGGCAATTTTCGTCATATCCATCAACTGCTTAAAAGAAGAAATCGAACGAACTTTATAATAATTGCCTTGCAACTGTTTGATTTTTTCTTTGCCTTCTTTTATTTGGGTTCGCACATTTTTTAACTCGCTGCGCGTCATGCCAAGACTTTTGGAGTCCGTAGAAATTTGAACTTGCTTAAGGGTGCTGTTGCTAGCGATATAAGTTCCGGCTGCAACTGCTCCAGAAGCAATCAACCCAATTTCTGCACCTAAATAAAGGACTGGGAACATCACAGCCATTATCGGCAGGCTCACGGATTGTCTCTTAATAAAATTTTCAATTGGCTTTAAGGGCTTCATGCAAAGGACCTCCTTCACTGCTACTTAATCTATACGTCCTGCGCATTGAAAAGTTTCATTTCACTGCACTTGCTACTCTATATTTTACGTGAAACAAGAAGTCAATACAAACTTTCGAAACTCGTAAAAAAATGAATGAAACACTTTACAAGCCTATTAAGATTTGGCACAATGCTAACTAGGGAGAAATGAGGCTGTTGCATGCATGACATTATTTACATAAGAGCAAATTTTGAACCGTGGTGGATGTTTGAGGGATGGCAAGATCAAATTATTTCGCAACAACAGTTCACTTTAGCGGAAAACGCTAGAAACTGCCTTGAAGAATTAAAAAAAGAATTCAGCCAACGATTTGCTGAAAATGAGCAAAGAGAGGTAGCTTTTTCCTGCTATTGGAATGAAGAAGAAGTAGAGTACTGTGAATCATGTGAAGAAGATTTGCAAATATTTCACGGCTTGATTTGGTTATTTAATGGGAATCCTCAAACAAGTTTTTAGATTTGTTTGACATTTGTAGTCAATTTGATATAATAAATGAAACAATATGAAATCTTGACCAATCACAGCTATTCACATATTCCCAAAAGTGATCAGCAAGTAATGGTACTTTAGGGAATATGTGAATTTTTTTATTGAAAAAGATTCCATATTAAAATTTTTCTTACTACAGGAGGTAATTTACATGCAAGAAGGAACAGTAAAATGGTTTAACTCAGAAAAAGGCTTTGGTTTTATCGAAGTTGAAGGCGGAGACGATGTATTCGTACATTTCTCAGCAATTCAAGGTGACGGCTTTAAAACGCTTGACGAAGGGCAACGTGTTGAATTCGAAGTAGAAGAAGGCAACCGTGGACCACAAGCGACAAACGTAACTAAAGCATAATAACCAAGAACCGCTCTTTCGGGAGCGGTTCTTTTTAATGGAATGAAAAAAGGTAATGTCCGTTAGCAATTGATTAGCTTTAATCGGTAAGGTTTTTATTAAGTGTCAGAAGGGTATAAAAAGATGACTGGATAAAGACGATATGGGAGGTTTTCAAAATGGAAGGCAAAGTGAAATCATTTGATGAAAATAAAGGGATCGGTATGATCCTAGGTGACAACGGGGAAGACTTTTTTTTCGAGGAAATGAATATTAACGTAGAAGGATTCCGAAAATTGAATCCAGGTCAACCAGTAAAATTCACCATTTTTGAAGGTGTAGCTGATAAAGAACGTGTAGCCACTAATATTACCTTAGTATTTTAATGGTTAACAGAATGCCCAAGGGGGACAAGCAAATGACGAATGAGTATTTGAAAAAACCGATGCCAAGTGAAGAAAAGCAGCATGACTTTTACCAGAAGTTACGGTTAAAAGTGCAGAACTGGGTAGATAGTAAACCGGGGGTTGTCGGAACAGTGAGCGGGTATGTTTTGTTTGCTCCTGATTTGTTCCATTTGTTAACGAGGTTAATGCTAGATAGCCGAATTGATTCGAAAAGTAAAGCGGCTATTGGTGCTGGGATTATGTATTTTATCGCACCCATTGATTTCTTGCCAGAGATTCTCGTAGGACCTGGTGGATTTTTGGATGATGTTGTTGTTGCGGTATTCGTTATCAATACGATGTTAAACAAATTCCCAACAGAAGTCATTACCGACCACTGGGCAGGCGACGAAGATCTATTAGCGCTTGTTAAAAAAGTATCAAATTCAGGAAACAAATACGTTTCCAAATTACCTGCAGGTAGATTAGTAAAACGTTTCACCAAATAAACAATAAAAAAAGCTAAAGATCTGTACAGATCTTCAGCTTTTTTTTGCCTAACAGAAAAAAACAGGCTCCCTCAGTCGTGCGAGAGGAGCCTGTTTTAAGTCAACTAAACGATTGATTAGTTTGCAATGCCTTGCGTTTCTTTCCATTCTAAATATTCATCGTAGCCTAATTGCTTATCAAGAATTGAACCGTCTTCACGGATTTCAATGACACGGTTTGCAACGGTTTGGATAAACTGATGATCATGAGAAGTAAAGACCATGGCGCCTTTAAAAGCAATCATGCCGTTATTTAATGCTTGAATCGATTCAAGGTCCAAGTGGTTTGTTGGCTCATCTAATAATAGAACGTTAGAATGAGAAAGCATCATTTTCGAAAGCATACAACGTACTTTTTCGCCACCAGATAAAACAGAAGGTTTCTTTTTCACTTCTTCACCGGAGAATAGCATTCTACCAAGGAAGCCGCGCAAGAAAGTTTCGCTTTCGTCTTCAGGTGAGTACTGACGAAGCCAGTCTACTAAGGATGTTTCGCTGCCTTCAAAGTAGGATGTGTTGTCGAGTGGCAAGTAAGCACGTGACGTTGTCACACCCCAACGGCTGTCGCCTGTTTCGGGTTGGTCTTCTTCAGCAAGAATACGAAGAAGCGCGGATTTAGCAAGTGGATCGCCAATCAAGACAATTTTGTCTTCTTTGCTCATATTAAAGCTAATGTTGTTTAACAATTTCTTGCCGTCTACAGTTTGACTAAGATCTCTAACTGTCAACACATCGTTGCCGATTTCACGGCCGACCGTAAAGTTAACAAACGGGTATTTACGAGAAGACGGACGAATATCATCCAGCTCAATTTTATCAAGCATTTTTTTCCGTGATGTCGCTTGCTTCGATTTAGATGCATTGGCAGAAAAGCGGGCGATAAAGGCTTGAAGTTCTTTGATTTTTTCTTCTTTTTTCGAGTTTTGATCTGATGCTAAACGCGTCGCTAATTGACTTGATTCGTACCAGAAATCATAGTTACCTACATACAGCTGAATTTTACCGAAATCAAGATCGGCGATATTCGTGCACACTTTGTTCAAAAAGTGACGGTCATGTGATACAACGATGACTGTGTTCGTGAAGTTCATTAAGAAGTCTTCTAGCCATTGAATAGCTTTCAAATCTAGATGGTTTGTTGGCTCATCCAGTAATAGAACATCTGGTTTACCAAACAAAGCTTGTGCCAAAAGCACTTTTACTTTATCTGACCCTGAAAGTTCAGCCATTGTTTTGTCGTGAAGATCCTCAGAAATGCCAAGTCCTTGCAAAAGAATAGCTGCTTCAGATTCTGCTTCCCATCCGTTAAGTTCAGCGAATTCGCCTTCAAGTTCAGCTGCGCGCATGCCATCTTCGTCAGAAAAATCTTCTTTCATATAAATAGCGTTTTTCTCAGACATGACTTCATATAATTTTTTATGGCCCATAATAACTGTTTCAAGGACAGCGTGCTCTTCGTACTCAAAGTGGTTTTGTTTTAATACCGCTAAGCGTTCACCAGAACCCATATAGACATTTCCAGACTGTGCTTCAAGTTCACCAGAAAGAATTTTGATGAATGTCGATTTACCAGCACCATTGGCACCAATTAATCCGTAGCAATTACCAGGGTTAAATTGAATATTTACATCCTCGAATAGTTTGCGATCACCAAAGCG is part of the Planococcus kocurii genome and encodes:
- a CDS encoding vWA domain-containing protein; translated protein: MASVNRFIQFNNETIDTKLLHQMEMLAGALADAPYLKVTTRKLVELRPSEAAMSISVFWRHRSKRVERNGYLSDIYLMAGGFWRDFSLAAWREFKKSKTTLPNLREQLLLCAEEFRLSEKIKAARPGTVAAFDIRDMVYKEYHKDQSKQNLKKGFKADFLINAAYLRLRNVEIEMEGLPRALSLIWTELYDAKTTMDSIRVVDQIMDRAEFMFETDAIHSYYTFGEALEKVPPFHYHEGIESDRAEEPEEIDTIEEWFQSWHRETEMSEASAMEFELERGDSQLAEGGREEEGTGDVEQTAKGDSRGEHLEDGDADDRQMTSKPKKAEGQFGSANDQVVYYESRSQVDGDHRLEIEDWRQKQAPYVRALLKELKKRMTQRQEGVRSNLNAGRLSKKLVPLAIEERPKPFYRKTAPSKELDAVFCLLIDGSASMLDKLEETKQAVLLFHDVLRGLNVPHEIVLFYEDAYEASDAEQPNYFEWMHKFEDRGIDHAKEIASFEAHEDNRDGFAIRWMNGRLKRRTEKHRFLLVFSDGEPSAYNYAQNGIVDTANAVAEAKKQGIEVLHLFLSSESISEEQAAFYQMMYGNKSVSADSLEQFVEQTLRLLKRSLHLVIQTG
- a CDS encoding toxic anion resistance protein; the encoded protein is MTEKPSTRSELDDLLESPFGMQMKTQEQTLGEIAEERPVTLMDRLSKDEQAKARELAKQIPIGNNEAILTYGANAQNQLSQFSHKMLDHVQSKDIGPVGDVLNDLMKKLQELNPEELTQSKKSGIRKIFSKAKYSIQEMMTKYQKLSSQVDRISIQLDHSKRGLLDDVQMLEQLYDQNKTYFQALNVYIAAAEIKRDEIMSETIPALRKKAEMSQDQMVYQEVNDMVQYVDRLEKRLYDLQLSRQITIQSAPQIRMIQQTNQTLAEKIQSSIMTSIPLWKNQIAIALTLNKQLKAVEAQKQVTATTNDLLLKNSEMLKMNSIETARENERGIVEIDTLKKTQENLLETIEETLKIQSEGRRNRKAAEIEIGRMEEDLKQRLLAIHDGHESNNN
- a CDS encoding 5-bromo-4-chloroindolyl phosphate hydrolysis family protein — protein: MKPLKPIENFIKRQSVSLPIMAVMFPVLYLGAEIGLIASGAVAAGTYIASNSTLKQVQISTDSKSLGMTRSELKNVRTQIKEGKEKIKQLQGNYYKVRSISSFKQLMDMTKIANKIILIVQQNPRKFYLAEPFFYSHLDSAIELTEKYTLLVGQPVKDQEMRIALQDTREMLLSLNKVMEQDLKRVLSSDIEKLRMELDYAQLAVDQHNNQKLLVQPESEHEGDVEDDRKTFNSK
- a CDS encoding DUF1033 family protein; amino-acid sequence: MHDIIYIRANFEPWWMFEGWQDQIISQQQFTLAENARNCLEELKKEFSQRFAENEQREVAFSCYWNEEEVEYCESCEEDLQIFHGLIWLFNGNPQTSF
- a CDS encoding cold-shock protein encodes the protein MQEGTVKWFNSEKGFGFIEVEGGDDVFVHFSAIQGDGFKTLDEGQRVEFEVEEGNRGPQATNVTKA
- a CDS encoding cold-shock protein, with translation MEGKVKSFDENKGIGMILGDNGEDFFFEEMNINVEGFRKLNPGQPVKFTIFEGVADKERVATNITLVF
- a CDS encoding YkvA family protein, which gives rise to MTNEYLKKPMPSEEKQHDFYQKLRLKVQNWVDSKPGVVGTVSGYVLFAPDLFHLLTRLMLDSRIDSKSKAAIGAGIMYFIAPIDFLPEILVGPGGFLDDVVVAVFVINTMLNKFPTEVITDHWAGDEDLLALVKKVSNSGNKYVSKLPAGRLVKRFTK
- a CDS encoding ABC-F family ATP-binding cassette domain-containing protein, with translation MIAVNDVSLRFGDRKLFEDVNIQFNPGNCYGLIGANGAGKSTFIKILSGELEAQSGNVYMGSGERLAVLKQNHFEYEEHAVLETVIMGHKKLYEVMSEKNAIYMKEDFSDEDGMRAAELEGEFAELNGWEAESEAAILLQGLGISEDLHDKTMAELSGSDKVKVLLAQALFGKPDVLLLDEPTNHLDLKAIQWLEDFLMNFTNTVIVVSHDRHFLNKVCTNIADLDFGKIQLYVGNYDFWYESSQLATRLASDQNSKKEEKIKELQAFIARFSANASKSKQATSRKKMLDKIELDDIRPSSRKYPFVNFTVGREIGNDVLTVRDLSQTVDGKKLLNNISFNMSKEDKIVLIGDPLAKSALLRILAEEDQPETGDSRWGVTTSRAYLPLDNTSYFEGSETSLVDWLRQYSPEDESETFLRGFLGRMLFSGEEVKKKPSVLSGGEKVRCMLSKMMLSHSNVLLLDEPTNHLDLESIQALNNGMIAFKGAMVFTSHDHQFIQTVANRVIEIREDGSILDKQLGYDEYLEWKETQGIAN